The following are encoded together in the Acaryochloris thomasi RCC1774 genome:
- a CDS encoding DUF58 domain-containing protein gives MRLTRRINDWLETHWVTPAYAGWVLLGLTLFFLLAASNTLAGWLYVLSGLGLALLAIATLLPPRTLQGITIERQTLYPVNAGNTLRLGLTFHNTTTSEKSLLQVQDQIPSELGTFLDTADSKERLGLERAATIATIPALGTQTWSYGVETRHRGIYHWQSIHLRTAAPLGLFWCRRQRLVKAKAIVYPIVLNLTQCPLIDQVGQEQSQQTHHLQMSHEGVTRSLRPYRWGDPMRLVHWRSSARHNELRIRELEVSTGGQGLIIGLDSAADWHPDDFEQAVIAAASLYTYAERQMPIQLWTAGTGLCQGTQRVLEILAQVQPQEEHQHPLPNVPIIWLSQHADRLSQLPLRSRVISWSRSETTALQRPLSDCVIQANQPLQPQLESPLSQK, from the coding sequence ATGCGCTTGACTCGGCGAATTAATGACTGGCTAGAAACGCACTGGGTTACACCCGCCTATGCCGGATGGGTGTTGCTGGGGCTGACGCTCTTTTTTCTGCTGGCGGCTTCTAATACTCTGGCGGGTTGGCTATATGTTTTGAGTGGGCTGGGGCTGGCTTTACTCGCGATCGCAACGCTCCTCCCGCCTCGAACACTTCAGGGCATCACAATCGAACGACAGACCCTCTACCCTGTCAATGCTGGGAATACGCTGCGCCTGGGGTTAACCTTCCATAACACCACCACCAGCGAAAAATCTTTACTGCAGGTTCAAGACCAAATTCCATCAGAATTAGGAACCTTCCTCGATACAGCAGACTCCAAAGAGCGTTTAGGTCTTGAGCGAGCCGCAACGATTGCTACGATTCCGGCATTAGGAACCCAGACCTGGAGCTACGGCGTTGAAACCCGGCATCGCGGCATTTACCACTGGCAGTCTATCCACTTGCGGACTGCAGCACCCCTTGGCTTGTTTTGGTGCCGACGGCAGCGTCTCGTCAAAGCCAAAGCCATCGTTTATCCCATTGTGCTAAACCTGACCCAGTGTCCCTTAATCGATCAAGTTGGGCAGGAGCAGAGCCAGCAAACGCACCATCTACAGATGAGTCATGAAGGCGTTACGCGTTCTCTCCGGCCCTACCGTTGGGGAGACCCGATGCGACTGGTTCACTGGCGTAGCAGTGCCCGCCACAATGAATTGAGAATCCGAGAGCTTGAAGTCTCGACGGGAGGGCAAGGTCTCATTATTGGCCTCGACAGTGCCGCCGACTGGCATCCAGATGATTTTGAACAAGCTGTCATTGCTGCAGCCTCGCTCTATACCTACGCTGAACGGCAAATGCCCATCCAACTCTGGACGGCAGGCACCGGCCTCTGCCAAGGAACCCAGCGTGTGCTGGAAATCCTTGCTCAGGTTCAACCGCAAGAAGAGCATCAGCATCCCCTACCCAACGTGCCGATCATTTGGCTCTCGCAACACGCTGATCGCCTATCCCAGCTTCCCCTTCGGAGTCGTGTTATTTCGTGGTCTCGCTCTGAGACGACAGCCCTTCAGCGGCCGCTATCAGATTGCGTGATTCAAGCGAACCAGCCGCTGCAGCCTCAGCTTGAAAGCCCTTTATCCCAGAAATAG
- a CDS encoding (Fe-S)-binding protein, with protein MPAAEKTTPNASPALDFKNPPDQKVIDACVHCGFCLATCPSYRVLGKETDSPRGRIYLMNELNQGEIPLSPSTVEHFDSCLGCLACATACPAGVDYGELIAATRSQIERNHPRPWVEKLFRQLLFSTFPYPRRLRWLLGPLALYQRTGLQSLLRRSDLLEKLLPQPLVAMESLAPEVTADAFTDPWPEVIPAQGETRYRVGMILGCVQRVFLPEVNAATIRVLTANGCEVIIPKSQGCCGALSQHQGQEEQAQDLARQMMDAFANEKLDAVLINASGCGHTLKEYGQILAEDADYCERAQAFANQVQDVQEFLDSVGLTTPLSPLQAEPLSVVYQDACHMLHGQKIQEQPRRLLKQIPGLELREPADAALCCGSAGIYNILQPEVGDELGRQKVRNLCNTKATVIASANVGCNMQLRKHLALQQQEVPILHPMQLLDFSIRSVALSDGVSGHDLEQ; from the coding sequence ATGCCAGCCGCTGAGAAAACAACGCCTAACGCTTCACCGGCTCTAGACTTCAAAAATCCGCCCGACCAGAAAGTAATTGATGCCTGTGTCCATTGTGGTTTTTGCCTAGCAACCTGCCCCAGCTACCGCGTTTTGGGGAAAGAGACAGATTCGCCGCGCGGGCGGATCTATTTGATGAATGAACTCAATCAAGGCGAGATTCCCCTATCGCCCTCTACCGTGGAGCATTTTGACTCCTGCCTCGGTTGTTTGGCCTGCGCGACGGCTTGCCCTGCCGGAGTGGATTACGGCGAATTGATTGCTGCGACTCGCTCTCAAATTGAACGCAATCATCCTCGACCCTGGGTGGAAAAGCTTTTCCGACAGTTATTGTTCTCGACCTTTCCCTACCCACGTCGACTGCGTTGGCTGCTCGGGCCACTGGCGCTCTACCAGCGCACAGGTCTGCAGTCTTTGCTTCGGCGATCTGATCTGCTTGAAAAACTGCTGCCTCAGCCTTTGGTGGCAATGGAGTCTCTGGCCCCTGAGGTAACGGCGGACGCCTTCACTGATCCTTGGCCTGAGGTGATTCCGGCTCAGGGAGAGACGCGGTATCGTGTGGGCATGATTTTGGGCTGTGTGCAGCGGGTGTTCTTGCCGGAGGTGAATGCGGCGACGATTCGGGTGCTGACGGCCAACGGCTGTGAAGTGATTATTCCTAAGAGCCAGGGCTGCTGTGGGGCGCTGTCTCAGCATCAAGGCCAAGAAGAACAGGCGCAGGATCTGGCTCGCCAAATGATGGATGCCTTTGCCAACGAGAAGCTTGATGCCGTCTTGATTAACGCCTCTGGCTGTGGCCATACCCTGAAGGAGTATGGTCAGATTCTGGCAGAGGATGCAGACTATTGTGAGCGCGCCCAAGCTTTCGCAAACCAAGTACAGGACGTTCAAGAATTCCTCGATTCAGTGGGGTTGACCACGCCGCTGTCGCCGCTGCAGGCAGAGCCGCTGTCGGTGGTTTACCAAGATGCCTGCCATATGCTCCACGGCCAAAAAATCCAGGAGCAGCCCCGCCGGTTATTGAAGCAAATTCCTGGATTAGAGCTGCGGGAGCCTGCCGATGCGGCGCTGTGCTGCGGTAGCGCGGGTATCTACAACATCCTGCAGCCGGAGGTTGGGGATGAATTGGGGCGACAAAAGGTTCGTAATCTCTGCAACACAAAGGCGACGGTGATTGCGTCGGCCAATGTGGGCTGTAATATGCAGCTCCGCAAGCATCTCGCGCTGCAGCAACAAGAGGTTCCCATTTTGCATCCAATGCAGTTGCTGGACTTTTCGATTCGCTCTGTTGCGCTATCGGATGGAGTATCTGGGCATGATCTAGAGCAGTAG